The nucleotide sequence AACAACAACTTCTTCAAAGGCAAGAAAGCCGAGTGGCAAGTGACAGGTTGGAGAAGGAGGCAAATGAATGTTTGAGGTCACAAAGTCTTACTAGCACGAAGAACCATGGTCAAAATGAGTCCTTAGACTACATTGCCACAGAAGATCTATCGCTAAGTAAAGAGAGGGACTTCTTGTTCCCCTCACCTCTGTTGGGCTCAAAGGCTGGAAGCCTTCTGTGTTCTGGGATGGCCACAGCTGGCTCACAACTGACCCCATCCAAGGATGATATCTCAAGCTCACAGCTGGTCCAGAAGAAGGAAGCAGGTCCTGGGCACCCAGCTAATGCTCCAGTCGTGTCCCAGGACTCATTTAGTGACTACGTCACCAGCATGCCCCAAACCCCAAGATCCGTGCCAAAGGAAGGGCTTCCTTTCTCCCTAGATGAGCCTAAACACAAGGGCTTCCTTTTATTCCACCCTGGTGGCAACAGTAGCCCAGTTTTATTAAGCCAGGTAGGTGAATACTGTTTCTTTCCTGGCTCCAAGACCATGGCGGAAGCCTCTAAGAGTCAAGCAGAATCCGTACGGCAGCAACTATCAGAAGTTAGTCAGAAAGGCACCAAGCCTCTCTGTGAGGACAAGCATTTTGGGAACAAGCTGCAGACCACCCCTGCCCTGTGCCAAGACTTAAGAGTGGGTATGCCTCACGCACATGCATGAACATCATTCTGTTGTCTTTCCTTTTGTCACTAGTATTGAGCTTTCCTCCCATTGTGAAAAGCAGAGGGGGGGGTGCTTgtgtgtggtcccttccaactctacaattctttgattctgtagGAATGGCAGCAGGGACAAGAGCCCCCCTCCTCTCACAACACAGACTTGTTTGCCCTAAAAAGGGATAAATCTGTCTGTTTCAGTGTCTCCCcagttctcattttttccagtcttcagttctccacagctTCATATCAACGTgtgatttatttatgtatttttaaaatgtcctcaggaaaattcaccagcattttagtacaaatccCCCCAAatacagtatacacatttttatgccattttgcctaatacacacatttttgcagagcattctgtttgttattttcagatagatagatagatagacagacagaagGATGGTAAGATCGATCATGttattatttctgtttcttttattatttctgccccaaacttcttaatttggggGACAAACCCATAAGATGTGTTGCATCCCATTACTTCCTCTCAAATTTCTGGGGGAAATGTGGATGTCTTTCACTTGAGGGCTTCAATTTTCTTTAAAGTATTTACAAATCTAAATATGTTCAGACATACATTGCCCATCACTATAATGCTTTTttgtaatattatttttaatttggaaGATGTAAATCATCTCCAAAGTAATGCTTtggagagaatatatatatatatatatatatatatatatatatatatatatatatatatatatatatgatgccaTATTAACCATGGAATGCTTAGATAAACATTAAACCAAACATTTACTTACCCAGCTATATCAGCTATTAAATGATGCAATATGTGATTATGCTTTTAAGTGATTAAATGATCACTAATTAATCATATTTAAGTGAACATTCgggggaaacaaaaaataataataatctatatttGCTTGTAATATTTTTCAAAACAGATTACAATTTGAAAAGAAGGTCATGTGCCTGCCATAGTTAAGCACATTAAGCAAATATTGAATAGACTTAAATGTGTTTCACTTTGGCTAGGTCATTTTCTGAAGCCAAGGAATATTAAGGGTTATAACAGAGGATTCTGATGGAAGCAATGTGTTGTCTTTATTGAATCCTACAATGAATCCTGGCCATCAATTTAGGTCTGGGACAGTTTTTCATACACAATCCAAGTGTTATGGCCCCAATAAAGAGTACAGGAAAGACATTCCAGTATGACTCTATAAAGATGTtacacagggctttttttagCCAGAACACAatggaactcaattctggcacctctcaggtgggtgccattgccattacgtataagagaacaaaggatgcATTCAcgatgagttccggcacctttccccccctagaaaaatagcactgatgttaaatattttaaaaagctcatATGGTAGATCAAACAGAAAACCCAGAATTGCCTTTCAACAGTTGTCAGCATTTACCTCAAAACACTGTGCATTTATTCTTCGAATTTTGAAACTCCTGTTTAAAAGCAGAAGAGCTTTAGGTTCCAGTCAGTAGGGCATTCCCTTTTTATGAGGATCACATAATGACAAACATCTGTACCTTCTGATGAACAGAAATTATTTATTGACCAGTTTCATCTACTTGCAAAAGTCATCTTGGTGCTGTGAATGCAGACATGGCTGCTCATTTATTTGCTCATCTGGATATTCTGTAGAtatggtaaaaaacaacaacaacaacaccaacaacaaaaatactATTCTGTATAGTGCGGAGGTCAGCAAGAGCCGgcgtgatgtagtggttaagagcagcagactcgtaatctggtgaaccgggttcacttccccactcctccacatgcagctgctgggtgaccttgggctagtcacacttctctgaagtctgtcagcctcactcacctcacagaatgttagttgtgggggaggaagggaaaggagatggttagccactttgagactccttaaaaggaatgaaaggcaggatatcaagtccaaactcctcctcctcctcctcctcctcctcctcctcctcctcctcctcttcttcttcgcaGGCCAGGCAAGCCACTGGAAGTAGCCCACCAGTTCCCACAACTATTTCCTGGTGTCAGCACTGAGTTTGCTGAGTGCAGCGTGCAATATCATGGCCTCCTTAAGCTTTAGTTTGCATGCTGCACTCAGCCTCATGGGATCAAATGACTTGGCTGAGCCAAAACTGGCAAGCTCTATCTAATTCAGGAGTTGTAAACCTGCCCCGccaccagatgctgttggattacaagtcccatcaccctgatcattggtcatgctgactggggttgatgggcccTGGAGTCCAGCACTGTGAAAATATGCAAATAGCCAACCTGGCTAAGCACCATTGGATAGTCAAATCACATATGTGCCTCATTCCACGACATCCATACTTATACTGAACATAACTTCACCATTACAACTCGGGTCCATCAACTGCAATCTAACAAATTTGACTGAACAAGAGGCAACCTAACATATTTTACTGTTTGGGACAGTTATTCAGAAGAGGGAGGTGGCACAGCTGATTTATTACCTAGAAGATATTACTTGACCTAGAATCAACAACCTTGGTCAGTGCCTGCCATTTCAGACAACCCATGCTGTTGGCCAAGTGACTCCTTAATGTTTGCTATGTAATGTTGCAACTGGCATGATAGGGTGGTCCTAAATTCCCTTTTCTATACACCTATTAAAGGTGAAGGAGCTCTGTGTTCTTTTTTCAATTGCAAAAGCTTGACCTGGGCTACTTCCACCGCAATGCTGTAAGCAATCACCATGAgaatctagaacaggggtcagcaaactttttcagcagtgctttttcagcactgtccctcagaccttgtggggggctggactatatatatatggggtgaacaaattcctatgccccacaaataacccagagatgcattttaaataaaaggacacattctactcatgtaaaaacaagctgattcccggacaatccacgggctggatttagaaggtgattgggctggatccggcccctgggccttagtttgcctacccatgatctagaaaGAGATACTTGAAATACCAACATTTTACATGTGAATGAGGTTGCGGTCCACAAAGCACATACTTATGCCAAGATTATCCATTGATGTTAATCATTGCTAGAGAggtttgtttaaacaaacaagGTGCAATGATTATCTCAGGTTTATTGTCCTACAACAGCAGCCACAATCTACACAAACTAGGAAGTCCAGCCTGGATTCTTCAAGTTTAAGGGGGATCCAGGGCTGGGGAGTCAGACTCTTTAAATCTGAGTAAAAAGTCCAAGTTTGGCAAAGTTTGCTGACAGTCCTGATTCTCTTCATGAAGCAGCTGATGCTCTGCTCTGTGTTCcctaccgtgtgtgtgtgtgtgtgtgtgtgtgtgtgtgtgtgtgtttactctgTAAGAGTACTAGGAAGCAGGATATCTGCAAGGAAACGGAAGCCTTACAAGCTTGCTTCCAGTATTGTGAAAACCTGTCCTCCTTCTGAAGTATAATTCTTGAGTTGACTAGTCTAAGAAAGGCAGCTTAGTCATTGGCTTAATGACGTTTGTTGAATTGGATTCTGTAGCACCCAGATTCATCAGGAGTTATGCATGGTTGCTCATAAAACTTCCCTTGTGTCCTGCTAGCCCAGAGAAGCACTGGTAATGTCCTTAGGGCACTCTTTATTCATTCTAGGTGATGGATGAGGGACCCAAAGACCTCAGCAATGGCCCACAGAACATGATAGCATTGCTCACAAATTTTAGGGCAGAGAGACATAAGTGTTTCGCAGCTGATAGATGGATGTGGTAAAAGTTATATGACTGTAGGAATGCAATTGGCTTAGTACATTTTATCTGCAGAACAGGGGAAGGAGACATTTTCAGACTTATTCTGTCTCCTTGCACCAATACTTCTCTGGTAGCCCTCTCCACTATACACAGTAGGTGTTCCATATCCCTCCTTACTGTATTTCTGCAAAACTCTATTCACTTTCCTAATTAATGGTTGCCATTGATTGAAATGgactcataggaagctgccttatacctagCTGGACAATTGGTCCATTTAGTTTAGTATTGTTTGCAGTGTAGACTCAACACTAATCGGTGgtggcagctctccagagtttcaggtctTTTCCCAGCACCCTGTGGAGATGTTGGGAATTAATGGGGGATCGCGCTTTGTTCCATTCTTTGAAAAGCTGCACCTGCTCATTTCAAGTGACTACTAAAGATACACAATCAGGCCAGGCTGACTATTCCCAGGCCACTTAGATAACCCAACTTTCTGCTTTATCCATATACAGAGCACATCAAAAATAGAGGCTAGATGGAGGTTTATTCCACTGCTAGGGAGAGCCAGATATTTTCCAGAAGGTCTTCATCCCTCTTCTATGCCTTCTTAGGATTTGCCGCCTTTGTTCTTGTCCCCATATTTTTGTTCCAAAGCTTTTTGAAGGTTAAGGTTTAGCGCATTTTTCTGGAACCACCTCCCTGttgagaaacaaacaaatacacacagTTTGCATGTACATATCATGTACCTTTTAGCAGGCACCAGGATTAAAGGGCTATCTTTGGGAGAGGCTGGGAAAGGGCCAGTAAAGGCCATGAGGGCATGGAAAGGCTGAGGTGTCTCTGTGTAGCTGATGTACAGTATTAGCAAGctttctctgcttctttctctctatttctctctccaccccccctctgCGTGCAATGTGGGTATGGACACTATGATACTAACTAGCCACAGACATGCCCAAAGTGGCAGAATCTTTATCACTGACAGTAATGAGAACAAGATGCCACAAAGATTCCTAGAATATGTGCTCAGTCTTGCAATGTGTGATTTGCAAGCTGTCAGCTGGGGGGAATCCAAATATTTAGATTATAATAATACTTTAGGTATTTATATATAGCTctttttctaagtgctccactaGCATAATCTCTGtaatcctcacaagaaccctgtaaAACAGACTGGCACTATTATCCCCCATATTACAGATCTGATGGAAGATGCCTGAGGCAAGTCCTTTGTTACTCAGCCATCATTTCCTTAAGATCCTAGGGTTTCTTACCTAGATCATCAGTTTTTCTTCCATGCCAATGTTTGGGGTCCCGAACTGCCCTCTTTATTACATCTGGGGTATAGGAATCCTTCATCAGGCTTCTGCTTTCCAATGGGCCtcctgcaagaaaggagattcacaGAACTCTTACGCCACTTGCATCAGAGTCATCTAGGAGCTGGATCATAGGCTAGGGGGAGCTGGCCCCTACAGGAGACAACAAAGTAGTTGTGTGACTTGGGTACCTCAAATTGTGAGGGCTGTCCTGAATCAACAGTCCCATGTTCAGCCTGTTTATACAGGAAGAGGTTCCCAGTGGATTTTAGCCACACATGCCTTGCCTGAGTAGGATGGATTTGGTAGCCTGAACTGTCCAGAAAACAGAGTGTGGGGAAAGCCTGACTCGAACCCTTCTTGTGCTTTTAGCAGGTTTTTCCCCATTCTGGTGATAATACAATCACCTGCAATTTGCTGCAGATCAAAGGTAGTAGGTAATGGAGACAATAGGAACATGGGCGAtcttacataaaaacaaaaacctcaaagtgATGGAAGTTACTGGACTGGATCTGTCCAAAGAATGTGAGAAACAGTCTGGAGTTTTCCTCTGTCAAAggttggttgggttgggttgggttgtaGTTGTGTGATGGTGTTGTGAGAACTTTGGAATAGGCCCCTTTAGCTGTGCTTTAATAGCCCTTAATTTGCAGTGATTAGCAAGTGATAATATCTGTCTACCATACCATAAAGCTTTGCCTGCTGGTCTCTGCATATCAGAgttctgttaaaggcacaagagagACATTTCTAGGTGGGCTGGGTTTCTCTCCCTGCTCTCTTCCAAGTGTTCCTCCCTCCAAGTCTTCTGTGTTCTTGCTGTGCCTTCTCCTAATACCTTTCCTATTTcacgcacatacacacaaagacTTTTCTAAGGAAACTGACACCGCAAAAGATCTGTTCTATTTTCGCTGCTCATAAGTAGCATGTAAAAAGTGGTGTCAATTGTGGGAGATCTGTGAACTCAGCAATACAAAATGAGTAAATGCCATAACTGGAGTCAGAACAGGCAGTGTGCAGGTAGACCTAGGGTGCTCCTTTACCTTGGAAAATGTTGGACCTCAAGTTGTATCCTAGTTCATAATAATCAGCATAAGGTGACGATGCCATAGGATTCTCTAGTGTCTTATATGGCCAGTCACTGAGGCGCTTCTGCCCCTGGATCAGCCCAGCTTCACAGAGAGCACGACGTGCCTGGAAAATACAAGACGGTGGAGTCAAATTCCACTTAAGGTTCTGAGGTACTGGCTCCACCAGCTACTGGTGGAACTTTCCCCTCTCAGAGTGAGTCCTCTAATCAGGTATAAACTTGGCTAGAACTAAGGTTACCAcccacaaatatttttttatggaTTCCCCATACCCTGAACCCCTTTCCATATTAAGTAGAATATTAATCAGAGTCAGCTATTGTCTTATCATCTTTTTGTCATGACTTTTTCCCTTCATAAAAATGAAATCTCAATAAAGCACAGTCATTTTTTCCTAAATGGTGATGTATTTGTCACTTTGACAGATTACTCTGCGGATTAATCAGTGTCCCCTGATCTATGGCATCAACCTCGTATCTTTTAAGAAGTAGGGACAGAAGCTTTGCAAAGCTATAATTGTCACTGCATAACCATGTTCTGTTTTCTAATTTATTGGCTAATGACTGAAATAATATCATGCATTATACTATCATTAGAATAATTCCTTTACAGCACAACTGTATTCATGTCAATTCAAGAAGTAAGCCCTATGGTCAATGGTTCTTACTTCTGGATAATTGTTTACTGAATGGCAGCTTTATATATTTTGCATTGCTGCTTATTAGCTACTGTGCTACTAGTAGCATTCCTATTTATAACAATGTTACTAACAGTGctactcagggctttttttcagccggaactcagttctggcacctctcaggtgggtgccattgctattataCGAGAACAAGGggcatggtgagttctggcacttctttttctagaaaaatagcattggtgcTACTTCTCTACTGCTGAACTTACTATAGCTGCTGCTATGAGAGTTACAAGTATAATGAgtagcactgctgctgctgctgctgctgctgctaatacaATGTATTACTTAGCAGATATTTCCAGTTAAAAAAAGTGTTAGGCATTCCTAGTTAACCCTCTTCAAAGGCAAGACCATTACATTCTTTACCTGCTCCTCGGAGACCAGCTTCTCCACCACAGATGTGCCAAACTTGGCCTTGATACTAGGAGGTATTAATAGGCTGTTTTTCTTCTCCTGGAGGGCCTTCCCCTCTGCTTTGACATCTTGCCCACTTGATGCTAACGACTCTTTGGCACTCATGACATCCTGGGCTTCTTTCATGTCTTCACAGCTGCCCTTTACGTTCTTTCGAGGAGATGCATGCAATCGGGTCACTATAGGCCGGTATTGCCTACCCGTTAGTTCATCTGAATTACCATGTCCATCTTCCATTTCTTCTTGGCTAGACTTAGCTGACAGCCTGGAACCTCCAGGTTTCCCCTTTGGGTGATGATTCCCTATTCCCTTGGAAGTGGTACTGTCCAGGCTGTCTTTCCTCCCTGCAGCCGTGTGAATGCAGAGGGCAGATGGAGTTTTAGACCTGAGGGTctgtttgttttggtttctgGTTTGGATATGCTGTGCGGATGGTGATGTCTCAGGCAGGACTGGGGGTTCGCCCATAGCTGTTCTGTTCTTGGGATTCTTGGAGTTCGTTGATGAGGTCCTACTGGAGCACCTTGAGGGAGGTCTTTTGTTGTTGGACTGTTCCCCAGTCAAGTTGTAGGTGGCCTGTTCCTTGTTTCCATATCCAGGCACTTCTAGAAGACAGCAAGAAAAGTATAACCCACAACAAAATGTTTCTGTTCAGGTTACCAGGCAACCAGctatgttcccccctcccccgtttttATGATTTTCCTTCCCAGCTGACACTCCATGTTCTGTGACTATTCAGCATGCTTAGGTCTCATAGGGGTCGGTGGCTGTGGGCCTTTGGGGGTTGACCCTTcatgtacttctgcaaacttcaggATGAccagaagctaagcagggtctggtatgttTCAAATTGAATgggggaccatgtgttgagattccggcattgcagcaggttggattagatcagtgtttcctaaccttttttttggccatgccccacctaagcatctctaaaaccCTGACCCCCCCCATgatatataattcttattattcaaaaagtgaggtcctattcacgtggaggaagcctaaaaggccattaacttgctctaaacaagcttccaaagAACATGGCATCCATGAAAGAGGAAAATAAGAGAATGAAAGGACAAAGTACTGAGGAAGAGCGCTACTCCCCATGAATAAGCCCAGTTTATTTTATGTTTAGATAACTTTTTCTGTTTTGATAACCTCTCCCATTGTTACCTGCTGACCGTCATGTACATTctgatattaattttaaaaaatgtctatgtcacaatatatatttatatactgtatatgaggCCCCTAGAACcataagaaatgcaaaaaaaacccactgttaataactcattctcgaattgccccccctaaaatcaaattgcccccctgtagGGCATGTGCCCCATTTTGGGAACCACAGGATTAGATGCTCTGACTAGCAGCAGGTTTCAGGTAGGGAACATTCTCACACATACCTGCAGCTGCTACAGATctaacctggaatcttctgcatacaaagcagatgtccttccacaaatgccattaaaaataaaattgaaaaatcCCCTTAATTTactttttatttacatatatttatttatgactcaacaaccagatgccttcatctgccctggctgcaacaaaacatgtctctccaggatagctcagttggtagaacatgagattcttaatcttggGTTTGTGTGTTCAaaccccacgttgggtgaaagactcctgcattacagggggttcgactacatgacccttgtggtccttttcagctctacagttctataattcatattggtctctacagccacagcaggcgctgaaa is from Lacerta agilis isolate rLacAgi1 chromosome 10, rLacAgi1.pri, whole genome shotgun sequence and encodes:
- the TEX33 gene encoding testis-expressed protein 33 isoform X3: MEEVPMDTTAFPIPAAAYHETRMAGGPTEVPGYGNKEQATYNLTGEQSNNKRPPSRCSSRTSSTNSKNPKNRTAMGEPPVLPETSPSAQHIQTRNQNKQTLRSKTPSALCIHTAAGRKDSLDSTTSKGIGNHHPKGKPGGSRLSAKSSQEEMEDGHGNSDELTGRQYRPIVTRLHASPRKNVKGSCEDMKEAQDVMSAKESLASSGQDVKAEGKALQEKKNSLLIPPSIKAKFGTSVVEKLVSEEQARRALCEAGLIQGQKRLSDWPYKTLENPMASSPYADYYELGYNLRSNIFQGGPLESRSLMKDSYTPDVIKRAVRDPKHWHGRKTDDLGRWFQKNALNLNLQKALEQKYGDKNKGGKS
- the TEX33 gene encoding testis-expressed protein 33 isoform X1, which translates into the protein MTYTKSLGYLSTSQCSELCCFLDTSPGHMWQACEAVLGHFWQLIWSHIWLATLGHAWHIYSSFILIVVLFPARGFVKLARQYLQPQEPSGLLRCQKEVEEVSPLLQRQPEPKMASPLLHYIHEPEEVSPVLRYLQHPEEFAALHHQLPQLEEKVDPSVHQSKEVSPVLQYLQQLEEIGTNLLQRDSSLMSSCPRNASKVEDVTQVPMDTTAFPIPAAAYHETRMAGGPTEVPGYGNKEQATYNLTGEQSNNKRPPSRCSSRTSSTNSKNPKNRTAMGEPPVLPETSPSAQHIQTRNQNKQTLRSKTPSALCIHTAAGRKDSLDSTTSKGIGNHHPKGKPGGSRLSAKSSQEEMEDGHGNSDELTGRQYRPIVTRLHASPRKNVKGSCEDMKEAQDVMSAKESLASSGQDVKAEGKALQEKKNSLLIPPSIKAKFGTSVVEKLVSEEQARRALCEAGLIQGQKRLSDWPYKTLENPMASSPYADYYELGYNLRSNIFQGGPLESRSLMKDSYTPDVIKRAVRDPKHWHGRKTDDLGRWFQKNALNLNLQKALEQKYGDKNKGGKS
- the TEX33 gene encoding testis-expressed protein 33 isoform X2, whose protein sequence is MTYTKSLGYLSTSQCSELCCFLDTSPGHMWQACEAVLGHFWQLIWSHIWLATLGHAWHIYSSFILIVVLFPARGFVKLARQYLQPQEPSGLLRCQKEVEEVSPLLQRQPEPKMASPLLHYIHEPEEVSPVLRYLQHPEEFAALHHQLPQLEEKVDPSVHQSKEVSPVLQYLQQLEEIGTNLLQRDSSLMSSCPRNASKVEDVTQVPMDTTAFPIPAAAYHETRMAGGPTVPGYGNKEQATYNLTGEQSNNKRPPSRCSSRTSSTNSKNPKNRTAMGEPPVLPETSPSAQHIQTRNQNKQTLRSKTPSALCIHTAAGRKDSLDSTTSKGIGNHHPKGKPGGSRLSAKSSQEEMEDGHGNSDELTGRQYRPIVTRLHASPRKNVKGSCEDMKEAQDVMSAKESLASSGQDVKAEGKALQEKKNSLLIPPSIKAKFGTSVVEKLVSEEQARRALCEAGLIQGQKRLSDWPYKTLENPMASSPYADYYELGYNLRSNIFQGGPLESRSLMKDSYTPDVIKRAVRDPKHWHGRKTDDLGRWFQKNALNLNLQKALEQKYGDKNKGGKS